A genome region from Gadus chalcogrammus isolate NIFS_2021 chromosome 5, NIFS_Gcha_1.0, whole genome shotgun sequence includes the following:
- the zgc:101744 gene encoding receptor expression-enhancing protein 6-like produces MFSQAKERYEAFLTEKNPLTDLLTTLEQKTGVQKQYLASGFICLVALYLLFGYGASLLCNLIGFAYPAFYSIKAIESSKKEDDTQWLTYWVVYGVFSVAESFSDIFLSWFPFYYAGKCVFLLWCMAPVSWNGSTVLYQRAIRPFFLKHQAAMDGMVSDLTGKARSIANTVTKEAANVALGHEKGQ; encoded by the exons ATGTTTTCCCAAGCCAAGGAGCGCTACGAAGCTTTCCTGACGGAGAAGAACCCGCTCACTGATCTGCTGACCACGCTGGAGCAGAAGACGGGCGTTCAGAAACAATACCTCGCCTCAG GTTTCATTTGCCTGGTTGCCCTCTATCTCCTCTTCGGCTATGGGGCGTCCCTCCTCTGCAACCTCATCGGCTTTGCCTACCCTGCCTTCTACTC catcaAGGCCATCGAGAGCAGCAAAAAGGAGGACGACACCCAGTGGCTGACGTACTGGGTGGTTTATGGGGTCTTCAGCGTCGCAGAGTCCTTCTCCGACATCTTCCTCTCCTGGTTCCCCTTCTACTACGCCGGCAAG TGCGTCTTCCTGCTGTGGTGCATGGCGCCTGTGTCATGGAACGGCTCCACCGTTCTGTACCAGCGAGCGATCCGGCCCTTTTTCCTGAAGCACCAGGCCGCCATGGACGGCATGGTCAGCGACCTGACCGGCAAGGCCAGGAGCATCGCCAACACGGTCACCAAAGAGG CTGCCAACGTGGCCCTCGGCCATGAGAAGGGCCAGTGA